One region of Desulfomicrobium macestii genomic DNA includes:
- a CDS encoding PAS domain S-box protein — protein sequence MFARLLHGSIKKKLAILFLTAALPAIVIIVIAGLDNHRRAVSDAEQQLQTFSRHMADTQTQLTQATQALLEGLAMLPEVRQGDVDACNSLFANLLKINPDYAALHLVDPNGNLVASGNARKPANFAHTRHFRESVATKAFATGEYLLGVTLHVPVFTFGYPVLNDQGDIAGALLTAIRLDRYGELFSHSTFPDSSFVGVCDRNGLRLFRYPENSATILGEPIKQTVFERAVSGPSEGFLLEESTDGVERIVAFQKLSLTEGSPPYMYFFVGSPSAMFYADAKSGMLRDFVVLFLTIGLTMLSGWFLGGRTVGMRLEELAGAAKRIGEGDLTVRVAPAPEITEVDVLAQAFNNMAESLEQDMINRARAEDALRKSEHRYKIIFQNSPLGIILFDPEGFIVDCNEPFIRTMGSSREKLIGFNTARQSSPKMRETIKKTLAGEVAVFEDEYTSITGGITKSLRVVFNPITPERTPTGVIATLEDISDRKRTETALLESEARFRKLFEQIPSIAVQGYGMDGRTRYWNQASQNLYGYSASEAIGAKLTDLIIPPEIREYVEADMRSMAKTKIPIPASELTLMRKDGSRVLVFSSHAIVTNAAGEAELFCVDIDLTNRQEAEENLRKLKEAAEAANQSKSEFLANMSHEIRTPINGVMGMLQLLETTPLDDEQTRYVEMAAEAANRLTRLLSDILDLSRVEAGKMEIRKAPFQIRDIADSVAGLFNVTARNKGVTLECSLDPTMPATLVGDETRVRQVLFNLVGNALKFTDRGTVSMEITTLPPRTDDDIRVRFQVADTGIGIPEDRLSVIFEPFRQVENSFTRNYQGAGLGLSIVHRLVGLMDGEIGIESTPGKGTAVHVVLPFKMNRENPSKTVEPAAISTGAGFRVLLVEDDSSNRIPTQKLLEKAGHVVTLAENGRQALELLAEYDFGCILMDIQMPVMDGIEATRIIRESEALGPKRNIPIIALTAYAMEGDREKFLAAGMNAYVAKPATLEEMTRAMQEALGVEPGDKPYAQDPRTTFGLP from the coding sequence CGTCATTGCCGGGCTGGACAACCATCGGCGGGCGGTATCCGACGCCGAGCAGCAGTTGCAGACTTTTTCCCGCCATATGGCGGACACGCAGACCCAGCTCACCCAGGCCACCCAGGCCCTCCTTGAAGGCCTGGCCATGCTGCCCGAAGTGCGCCAAGGCGACGTCGATGCATGCAATAGCCTCTTCGCCAACCTGCTCAAAATAAACCCGGACTACGCGGCCCTCCATCTGGTCGATCCAAACGGAAATCTTGTCGCGTCCGGCAACGCTCGCAAGCCCGCGAACTTCGCCCACACGAGGCATTTCAGGGAATCCGTCGCCACCAAGGCCTTCGCCACCGGCGAATATCTCCTGGGTGTGACCCTGCATGTTCCCGTCTTCACCTTCGGATATCCAGTCCTGAACGACCAGGGAGACATCGCGGGTGCTCTGCTGACCGCTATCCGCCTCGACAGATACGGAGAATTGTTCAGCCACTCCACCTTTCCGGACAGTTCTTTCGTCGGCGTCTGTGACAGGAACGGGCTGCGCCTCTTCCGCTACCCTGAAAACTCCGCCACGATCCTCGGGGAACCGATCAAGCAAACGGTCTTTGAACGTGCCGTGTCCGGGCCTTCCGAGGGGTTTCTCCTGGAAGAAAGCACGGACGGAGTGGAACGTATCGTCGCATTCCAGAAGCTGAGCCTGACCGAAGGCAGCCCGCCCTACATGTACTTCTTTGTCGGATCGCCGAGCGCCATGTTCTACGCCGACGCAAAGAGCGGAATGCTGCGCGATTTCGTGGTCCTCTTTTTGACCATCGGCCTGACCATGCTGAGCGGCTGGTTTCTGGGAGGCAGGACGGTTGGAATGCGGCTTGAGGAACTGGCTGGGGCAGCGAAACGGATCGGCGAGGGAGATCTCACCGTCAGGGTAGCCCCCGCGCCCGAAATCACCGAGGTGGATGTCCTGGCCCAGGCGTTCAACAACATGGCCGAATCCCTTGAACAGGACATGATCAACCGCGCCAGAGCGGAAGATGCGCTGCGCAAGAGCGAACACCGCTACAAAATCATCTTCCAGAATTCTCCACTGGGCATAATCCTGTTCGACCCCGAGGGTTTCATTGTCGACTGCAACGAACCGTTCATTCGAACCATGGGCTCCTCCCGGGAAAAACTGATCGGATTCAACACGGCCCGCCAAAGTTCCCCCAAAATGCGCGAAACGATCAAAAAAACCCTGGCGGGGGAGGTTGCGGTCTTTGAGGACGAGTACACCTCCATCACTGGCGGAATCACGAAAAGCCTGCGAGTCGTGTTCAATCCTATAACGCCGGAACGGACGCCAACAGGCGTCATCGCCACCCTTGAAGACATTTCCGATCGCAAGCGGACAGAGACTGCGCTGCTGGAAAGCGAGGCTCGTTTCCGCAAACTCTTCGAACAGATCCCCTCCATCGCAGTTCAAGGTTACGGGATGGACGGCCGGACGCGCTACTGGAACCAGGCCTCGCAAAATCTTTACGGATACAGCGCAAGCGAAGCGATAGGCGCAAAGCTGACCGACCTGATCATCCCGCCCGAAATACGCGAGTACGTCGAGGCCGACATGCGCTCCATGGCGAAAACAAAAATCCCCATCCCCGCCAGCGAACTGACCCTCATGCGCAAGGACGGCTCCCGGGTGCTGGTCTTTTCAAGCCATGCCATCGTCACGAATGCGGCAGGCGAAGCCGAACTTTTCTGTGTGGACATCGATCTGACCAACAGACAAGAGGCTGAAGAGAACCTGCGCAAGCTTAAAGAAGCTGCAGAAGCCGCCAATCAGTCCAAAAGCGAGTTTCTGGCCAACATGAGTCACGAAATCCGCACCCCCATCAACGGGGTCATGGGCATGCTCCAGCTTCTGGAAACGACCCCGCTCGACGACGAGCAAACCCGCTACGTAGAAATGGCCGCCGAAGCCGCGAACCGACTGACCAGACTCCTCTCGGACATTCTGGATCTCTCCCGGGTCGAGGCGGGCAAGATGGAGATCCGCAAGGCTCCCTTCCAGATCCGGGACATCGCCGATTCCGTGGCCGGGCTTTTCAACGTCACGGCCAGAAACAAGGGCGTGACCCTGGAATGCAGTCTGGACCCAACCATGCCCGCCACCCTGGTCGGGGACGAAACGCGGGTGCGCCAGGTTCTTTTCAACCTGGTGGGCAACGCCCTCAAATTCACCGACAGGGGCACGGTAAGCATGGAGATCACGACCCTGCCGCCACGCACGGATGACGACATCCGCGTTCGTTTCCAAGTCGCGGATACGGGCATCGGCATCCCCGAAGACAGACTTTCCGTCATCTTCGAGCCGTTCCGGCAGGTCGAGAACTCGTTCACTCGCAACTATCAGGGCGCGGGACTTGGCCTGTCCATCGTGCATCGGCTGGTCGGTCTCATGGACGGAGAGATCGGCATCGAGAGCACGCCGGGTAAGGGCACGGCGGTGCATGTCGTCCTGCCCTTCAAGATGAACCGCGAAAACCCGTCAAAAACCGTTGAGCCCGCCGCCATCAGTACCGGCGCAGGATTCCGAGTGCTTCTGGTCGAGGACGATTCATCCAACCGGATTCCCACCCAAAAGCTGCTGGAAAAGGCCGGACACGTGGTCACCCTGGCCGAAAACGGCAGGCAGGCCCTTGAACTGCTGGCCGAATACGACTTCGGCTGCATCCTCATGGACATCCAGATGCCCGTCATGGATGGAATCGAAGCGACGCGCATCATCCGGGAATCCGAGGCCCTTGGCCCAAAAAGGAACATCCCCATCATCGCGCTGACGGCCTATGCCATGGAGGGAGACAGGGAGAAGTTCCTGGCCGCCGGAATGAACGCATATGTCGCCAAACCGGCAACCCTCGAAGAAATGACCAGGGCCATGCAGGAAGCCCTGGGCGTGGAGCCCGGCGACAAGCCATATGCGCAAGATCCGCGCACCACTTTTGGTTTGCCCTAA
- a CDS encoding EAL domain-containing protein, which translates to MAKKLFTTLRSRAIVALTAIFLVMSLGCVLMVGLIITDRLDSFERDLAAANVRRARNALQQDMQRIDNLLKDWAWWDDTYEFMFSVSDDYTQSNITPDVFINQGLSAMVFVTDKGEILSASRMSGDEKTLGVPSEGLLNYVRRTGLSYPPEELFSGSPALVNIDGSLWIAASRAVLTSQQTGPARGRLWMIQQIDETYVERLTERTELALQIHVAEQEKLPRAMLALHTAPPATGETLVVPERDLIWSALLLSDAAGGPPIAIIANAPRQLTILARSTMKTSLAVVIVFAVVGFFSGFAFLEQSILSRLSLLSGRVRKDAPDAQFCRLDQHCDEIDQLSNLVDTAFESIRENERFLKEILGAIKVGVMLIRKEDRVIVSANPYASALAGRPEKDLVGKVCHQFTCGAEIGQCPVCDLGQNLNNYKCEFLGRDGERIDILKSVTIITRNEQEYLLETFWDIREIERTRRLLEESEERYRAMFLNTGTPGILINEDTSIAVANTEFLHLAGLTQDDMRQSPPWTRFFHPEDAQRMLRYHTLRRQDDNAAPRTYEARLMDSSGAQHHVKLTVAMIPRSQQSFAFLLDITDIKRAEGKLHELAYTDALTGLPNRLSALDRLTRTLTRLDPDSSNLAVYLLDLDDFKIINDSWGHAAGDIVLMEVGQRLLSVLDSSQMLARLGGDEFIVVSGIGADDSEYSGLAQKLIDTFSSPFELEGSETFLGVSVGVAVFPKDGDTAGQLVRCADLAMYQSKSLGKNMFHFHSPELTLQAQRRVEVERELRLALDAGEIEAFFQPVIDLDTQKIVGAEALARWRKSDGTLVSPMDFIPVAEQTNLITDIDFSILSQACHQAKSWDEDGWGRLRISCNISARHFQRGNLPREVQRVLEASKLSPEQLTLEVTETVYMENIDQVRGILESIDEMGVSSALDDFGTGYSSLSYVRSLSFDVLKIDKSFVKNLPEASALALIRAMLGIAISLEITPLAEGIETPEQLLLLRSLGCRLGQGYLFSPPVTAAQFVELLKKQNAE; encoded by the coding sequence ATGGCAAAAAAACTCTTCACCACCCTGCGCTCGCGGGCCATCGTCGCGCTCACCGCGATCTTCCTGGTCATGAGCCTTGGTTGCGTGCTCATGGTCGGACTGATCATCACCGATCGCCTGGACTCCTTCGAACGCGACCTGGCCGCGGCCAATGTGCGCCGTGCGCGCAACGCGCTGCAACAGGACATGCAACGCATCGACAACCTGCTCAAAGACTGGGCGTGGTGGGATGACACCTACGAATTCATGTTCTCGGTCTCGGACGACTATACGCAGAGCAACATCACGCCGGACGTGTTCATCAACCAGGGCCTGAGCGCCATGGTGTTCGTGACCGACAAAGGCGAGATCCTGAGCGCCTCGCGGATGTCCGGCGATGAAAAGACGCTCGGCGTGCCCAGCGAAGGCCTGCTCAATTATGTCAGAAGAACGGGCCTGTCCTATCCCCCCGAAGAACTCTTCAGCGGCAGCCCCGCGCTGGTGAACATCGACGGATCATTGTGGATCGCGGCAAGCCGCGCGGTGCTGACATCCCAGCAGACCGGACCGGCGCGCGGGCGACTGTGGATGATCCAGCAGATCGACGAGACCTACGTCGAGAGACTCACCGAGCGCACGGAACTGGCACTGCAGATTCACGTCGCCGAGCAGGAAAAGCTGCCTCGGGCCATGCTTGCGCTGCACACCGCTCCTCCGGCGACGGGCGAGACCCTCGTCGTTCCCGAGCGCGACCTCATCTGGAGCGCCCTGCTTCTTTCCGATGCAGCGGGCGGCCCGCCCATAGCCATCATCGCCAATGCTCCGCGACAACTCACGATCCTGGCCCGCTCAACAATGAAAACCAGCCTCGCGGTGGTCATCGTGTTCGCTGTCGTCGGTTTTTTCAGCGGTTTCGCCTTTCTCGAACAAAGCATCCTGTCCAGGCTGTCGCTCCTTAGCGGGCGCGTCAGAAAGGATGCGCCGGACGCACAGTTTTGCAGACTGGATCAGCACTGCGACGAAATCGACCAACTCTCCAACCTGGTGGACACCGCCTTTGAATCCATCCGTGAGAACGAGCGATTTCTCAAGGAAATCCTGGGCGCGATCAAGGTCGGCGTCATGCTCATCCGCAAGGAAGACAGGGTCATCGTCAGCGCGAACCCGTATGCGAGCGCCCTGGCCGGCCGCCCCGAAAAGGACCTTGTGGGCAAGGTCTGCCACCAGTTCACCTGCGGCGCCGAAATCGGGCAATGCCCAGTCTGCGATCTCGGGCAGAACCTCAACAATTACAAGTGCGAGTTTCTCGGCAGAGACGGCGAACGGATCGACATCCTCAAATCCGTGACCATCATCACGCGAAACGAGCAGGAATATCTGCTCGAAACATTCTGGGACATCCGCGAAATCGAACGCACACGGCGCCTCCTGGAAGAATCCGAGGAACGTTACCGGGCGATGTTCTTGAACACCGGCACACCGGGAATCCTCATCAACGAGGACACGTCCATCGCCGTCGCCAACACGGAATTTCTCCATCTTGCAGGGCTCACGCAGGATGACATGCGCCAAAGCCCGCCCTGGACACGCTTCTTCCACCCCGAGGATGCGCAAAGGATGCTCCGCTATCACACGCTGCGGCGCCAGGACGACAATGCCGCCCCGCGAACCTACGAGGCGCGCCTGATGGATTCCTCGGGAGCGCAACATCACGTCAAGCTCACCGTGGCCATGATCCCACGCTCACAGCAGTCCTTCGCCTTCCTGCTCGACATAACCGACATCAAGAGAGCCGAAGGAAAACTGCATGAACTCGCCTACACCGACGCCCTGACCGGCCTGCCCAACCGCCTCTCCGCCCTGGACAGGCTGACCCGGACCCTGACGCGCCTCGACCCGGACAGCTCCAACCTGGCCGTCTACCTGCTCGACCTTGATGATTTCAAGATCATCAACGACTCCTGGGGCCACGCCGCCGGGGATATCGTTCTCATGGAAGTGGGACAACGCCTGCTCAGTGTCCTTGATTCCTCGCAAATGCTGGCCCGCCTCGGCGGTGACGAATTCATCGTCGTGTCCGGCATCGGGGCCGACGACAGTGAATATTCGGGGCTGGCGCAAAAGCTCATCGACACGTTCAGCAGCCCCTTTGAACTCGAAGGCTCCGAAACCTTTCTCGGGGTCAGCGTGGGCGTGGCCGTCTTTCCCAAGGACGGCGACACGGCAGGACAATTGGTGCGCTGCGCGGACCTGGCCATGTATCAGTCCAAATCCTTGGGCAAGAACATGTTCCACTTCCATTCGCCGGAATTGACCCTGCAGGCTCAGCGTCGCGTGGAGGTCGAACGGGAGCTGCGCCTGGCCCTCGACGCGGGAGAGATCGAGGCTTTCTTCCAGCCGGTCATCGACCTCGACACCCAAAAAATCGTCGGAGCCGAAGCCCTGGCGCGGTGGCGCAAATCGGACGGCACTCTCGTCTCTCCGATGGATTTCATACCCGTGGCGGAACAGACAAACCTCATCACCGACATCGATTTCAGCATCCTCTCCCAGGCCTGCCATCAGGCCAAAAGCTGGGATGAAGACGGATGGGGCAGGCTGCGCATCTCCTGCAACATCTCTGCGCGGCATTTCCAACGCGGCAACCTGCCAAGGGAAGTGCAGCGGGTCCTCGAAGCCAGCAAGCTGTCCCCGGAACAGCTGACCCTCGAAGTCACCGAGACGGTGTACATGGAAAACATCGATCAGGTGCGCGGCATCCTCGAATCCATCGACGAAATGGGCGTCTCAAGCGCTCTTGACGACTTTGGAACCGGCTATTCGTCCCTGTCGTACGTGCGCTCCCTCTCCTTTGACGTCCTCAAGATCGACAAGTCCTTCGTGAAGAACCTGCCCGAAGCGTCGGCGCTGGCGCTCATTCGCGCCATGCTCGGCATCGCCATCAGCCTGGAGATAACCCCCCTGGCCGAAGGCATCGAAACCCCTGAACAGCTCTTGCTGCTCAGATCTCTTGGATGCCGGCTTGGACAGGGGTATCTGTTTTCGCCTCCGGTGACCGCGGCGCAGTTCGTAGAGTTGCTCAAAAAACAGAACGCAGAGTGA
- a CDS encoding cytochrome ubiquinol oxidase subunit I, which translates to MNFPIWELQWAGGGLLIALIAVFHVYIAHFAVGGGLFLVLTEHLGYRRNSPAILDYTKRHTKFFLLVTMVLGGITGVGIWFIISLVAPAATSQLIHIFVFAWAIEWVFFLGEIVALFIYFYTFGKMGARNHLTIGWIYFFFGWMSLFMINGIIGFMLTPGDWLTTRDFWDGFLNPSFWPSLAFRTFIAFILAGLYGFVTATWEKDPQTRETLVRYCAAWLLAPFAFLLLSGWWYVSVLPEGAQAMVLGANPEIAPYMQGFLWISAVLFAGGLLMAVRMPAAIKRPMALVLLVIGLLYMGCFETVREAGRRPYLINGYMYSNAILAGTEDAISAEGYLQTSGWHRNREITPENARDAGREIFRGQCAACHSIGGPLHDIKRLSAKFGTVGLEAQIAGMGKVYSYMPRFAGTVQERKALAAYIVHDLIGDPEVTQQTRPRPELDLEIPAFDAEGDEYVLLAWCTLGEKCISDSDSRFSMLPPGSTLMAQLIRRGPLPELVTEDVEITFTAPAGFENPSNHVEFWDYAPSLVGKELAPNVSAKGLGMSGTMKPSDQNLTFLADGIPVLPYMDDGTVNPYPVFTIEAKDKASGEILATTKVVAPVSTEIGCRNCHDGTWRHDGAMGISVTTASDVLARHDRRHKTELLPQAEAGKPVLCQSCHPDPLLKAEGDPALLNLPTAIHGFHANYLSEAPDAEPCHTCHPTGPDSYTYCARGTHASKGLTCVNCHGTMEDHALSLLKAEKEAGKPKADLLMRHIKPRLVASVEEIEPRKPWNDQPDCLNCHVDFEPPQDATPSAFNQWVRGSEGLYRMRTDDAGLMCESCHGSTHAEYPAVNAFHPDLDAIQPLQYQGHPGPIGSKDNCAVCHTEDKYDEFHHPNILGQL; encoded by the coding sequence ATGAATTTTCCAATCTGGGAACTCCAGTGGGCCGGCGGCGGACTGCTCATCGCGCTGATCGCCGTCTTTCATGTCTATATCGCCCATTTCGCCGTGGGCGGCGGACTCTTTCTGGTCCTCACCGAACATCTGGGCTATCGCCGAAACTCCCCGGCAATTCTTGATTACACCAAACGTCACACCAAGTTCTTCCTGCTCGTGACCATGGTCCTGGGCGGAATCACAGGGGTAGGCATCTGGTTCATCATCTCCCTGGTCGCGCCCGCCGCCACGTCGCAGCTCATCCACATCTTCGTCTTTGCCTGGGCCATCGAGTGGGTCTTTTTCCTGGGCGAGATCGTGGCCCTCTTCATCTACTTCTACACCTTCGGAAAAATGGGGGCGCGCAACCATCTCACCATCGGCTGGATCTATTTCTTCTTCGGGTGGATGTCGCTCTTCATGATCAACGGCATCATCGGCTTCATGCTCACTCCCGGAGACTGGCTGACCACCAGGGATTTCTGGGACGGATTCCTGAACCCGTCATTCTGGCCGTCCCTGGCGTTTCGAACTTTCATCGCCTTCATCCTGGCCGGACTCTACGGCTTCGTCACCGCCACCTGGGAAAAGGATCCCCAGACCCGCGAGACCCTGGTCCGCTACTGCGCGGCCTGGCTGCTGGCGCCCTTCGCCTTTCTGCTCCTTTCGGGGTGGTGGTACGTAAGCGTGCTGCCAGAAGGCGCGCAGGCCATGGTCCTCGGCGCGAACCCGGAAATCGCCCCGTACATGCAGGGCTTCCTGTGGATATCGGCGGTGCTTTTCGCCGGAGGACTGCTCATGGCCGTACGCATGCCGGCCGCGATCAAGCGCCCCATGGCCCTGGTTCTGCTCGTCATCGGCCTTTTGTACATGGGCTGCTTTGAAACCGTGCGCGAAGCCGGACGCAGGCCCTACCTGATCAACGGCTACATGTATTCCAACGCCATCCTGGCCGGCACCGAAGACGCCATCAGCGCCGAGGGCTATCTGCAGACCTCGGGCTGGCACCGGAACAGGGAGATCACCCCCGAAAACGCAAGGGACGCGGGCCGGGAGATCTTTCGAGGCCAATGCGCCGCCTGCCACTCCATCGGCGGCCCCCTGCACGACATAAAGCGTCTGAGCGCGAAGTTCGGAACCGTCGGTCTGGAAGCCCAGATCGCGGGCATGGGCAAGGTATACTCCTACATGCCGCGCTTTGCCGGCACGGTGCAGGAGCGCAAGGCCCTGGCCGCATACATCGTGCATGACCTCATCGGCGACCCCGAAGTGACGCAGCAGACCCGGCCCCGCCCCGAGCTCGATCTTGAAATCCCGGCCTTCGATGCCGAGGGCGACGAATACGTGCTCCTGGCCTGGTGCACACTGGGCGAAAAATGCATCTCGGACAGCGACAGCCGCTTCTCCATGTTGCCCCCGGGCAGCACGCTCATGGCCCAGCTCATCCGGCGCGGCCCCCTGCCCGAGCTCGTGACCGAGGACGTGGAAATCACCTTCACGGCCCCGGCGGGCTTCGAGAATCCGAGTAACCATGTGGAATTCTGGGACTACGCGCCCTCCCTGGTGGGCAAGGAGCTGGCGCCGAACGTCAGCGCCAAGGGCCTGGGCATGTCGGGAACGATGAAACCAAGCGACCAGAACCTGACCTTCCTGGCGGACGGCATCCCCGTGCTGCCCTACATGGACGACGGCACCGTCAACCCCTATCCCGTCTTCACCATCGAAGCCAAGGACAAGGCCAGCGGAGAGATTCTGGCTACCACCAAGGTCGTGGCTCCGGTCTCGACCGAGATCGGCTGCAGGAACTGTCATGACGGCACCTGGCGACACGACGGCGCCATGGGCATCTCGGTGACCACAGCCTCGGACGTGCTGGCCAGACACGATCGGCGTCACAAGACTGAGCTGCTGCCCCAGGCCGAAGCGGGCAAGCCCGTACTCTGCCAGAGCTGCCATCCCGATCCGCTGCTCAAGGCTGAAGGCGATCCGGCGCTCCTCAACCTCCCGACCGCCATTCACGGCTTCCACGCCAACTACCTGTCCGAGGCTCCCGACGCCGAGCCCTGCCACACCTGCCACCCCACCGGGCCGGACAGCTACACCTATTGCGCCCGCGGCACGCACGCGAGCAAGGGACTGACCTGCGTCAACTGCCACGGTACCATGGAAGACCACGCCTTGAGCCTGCTCAAGGCCGAAAAGGAAGCAGGCAAGCCCAAGGCCGACCTGCTCATGCGCCACATCAAGCCCAGGCTGGTCGCATCCGTTGAAGAAATCGAACCGCGCAAACCGTGGAACGATCAGCCCGACTGCCTGAACTGCCACGTGGACTTCGAGCCGCCCCAGGACGCCACGCCTTCGGCCTTCAACCAATGGGTACGCGGATCGGAAGGGCTTTATCGCATGCGCACCGATGACGCGGGGCTCATGTGCGAATCCTGCCACGGCTCGACCCACGCCGAATATCCGGCCGTCAACGCGTTTCATCCCGATCTCGACGCCATCCAGCCCTTGCAGTACCAGGGCCATCCGGGCCCCATCGGGAGCAAGGACAACTGTGCGGTGTGCCATACCGAGGACAAGTACGACGAGTTCCATCACCCCAACATTCTCGGTCAACTCTAA
- a CDS encoding sensor histidine kinase produces MTQPSPAKDNTPRTYKDKTSPRLMSGQLTVLSILVAMVPLLCVATLGYVFYDAAYREKTHALLAEKAMNSVQSLDGFLEEKIANLRQETDSAAIAELSDSGHLRARLHSLQNAYQGVFLGLDLVDASGTIIARTGDESLLPTPAGESWFAQAISRPQFVSNLALCDTYCFLAVRITTEQSAWLLRAHLDPDLIQEKIRLFHPGGTGGAFFLDRQGAYSAASGTEPDSPETALLLAQQFFPEGRPVVLEAKDAKGQTNLYGCAPLRSTGNILAIHQPRAQLLRPLFKARLVALAIILAGCGGIIITALALAKRTEQRLFKAELELQHMQKHVMDAGKLAAIGELAAGVAHEINNPLAIMMENAGWIQDLLKSDDPHSEENTEEIFSSLQTITTQGHRCREITHKLLSFARKADTTTNVVHINSLLEDIAGFARQKAKYRGVEIRLALDPKAGEVESSPTEIQQIILNLVNNAIDAIEKDNGLVQLRSSREDGFVRIDVEDNGQGIPEDILPSIFEPFFTTKAAGKGTGLGLSICRDLLSKMGGSISVKSTSGQGSIFHVRLPASSPK; encoded by the coding sequence ATGACCCAACCCTCTCCTGCAAAAGACAACACGCCCCGGACATACAAAGACAAAACGTCTCCCCGCCTCATGAGCGGACAATTGACCGTCCTCTCCATTCTGGTGGCCATGGTGCCGCTCCTGTGCGTCGCGACCCTGGGCTATGTTTTTTACGATGCGGCGTACCGGGAAAAAACCCATGCGCTCCTGGCTGAAAAAGCGATGAACTCGGTCCAGAGCCTGGACGGCTTTCTCGAAGAGAAGATCGCCAATCTGAGGCAGGAGACCGACTCGGCGGCCATTGCGGAACTGTCGGACTCCGGCCATCTGCGCGCCCGGCTGCATTCTTTGCAAAATGCCTATCAAGGCGTCTTCCTCGGCCTTGACCTTGTCGATGCAAGCGGCACGATCATCGCCCGCACCGGGGACGAAAGCCTCCTGCCCACACCGGCCGGAGAGTCCTGGTTCGCGCAGGCCATAAGCCGCCCCCAGTTCGTCAGCAATCTGGCGCTGTGCGACACGTACTGCTTCCTTGCCGTGCGCATCACCACCGAACAGAGCGCCTGGCTGCTTCGGGCCCACCTCGATCCGGATCTGATTCAGGAAAAGATCCGCCTCTTCCACCCCGGAGGAACCGGGGGCGCGTTCTTTCTGGACCGTCAGGGCGCCTACAGCGCCGCCAGCGGCACCGAACCGGACAGCCCGGAGACCGCGTTACTGCTGGCCCAGCAATTCTTTCCCGAAGGCAGGCCCGTGGTGCTGGAGGCCAAGGACGCCAAAGGCCAGACCAATCTTTACGGCTGCGCCCCGCTGCGCTCCACGGGCAACATCCTGGCCATCCATCAGCCCAGGGCCCAGCTCCTGCGGCCGCTGTTCAAGGCCCGCCTTGTAGCCCTGGCCATCATCCTCGCCGGTTGTGGAGGCATCATCATCACCGCGCTGGCCCTGGCCAAGCGGACGGAACAGCGCCTGTTCAAGGCTGAACTGGAATTGCAGCACATGCAAAAACACGTCATGGACGCAGGCAAGCTGGCCGCCATCGGCGAACTGGCGGCCGGCGTAGCCCACGAGATCAACAACCCCCTGGCGATCATGATGGAGAACGCGGGCTGGATTCAGGACCTGCTCAAATCCGACGATCCGCACAGCGAGGAGAACACCGAGGAGATCTTCTCGTCCCTGCAGACCATCACCACCCAGGGCCATCGCTGCCGGGAGATCACGCACAAGCTGCTCAGTTTCGCGCGCAAGGCCGACACCACGACCAACGTGGTGCACATCAACTCGCTGCTGGAGGACATTGCCGGATTCGCGCGGCAAAAAGCCAAATACCGGGGCGTGGAAATCAGGCTGGCCCTTGATCCCAAGGCGGGGGAAGTCGAAAGTTCGCCCACGGAAATTCAGCAGATCATCCTGAACCTCGTCAATAACGCCATCGACGCCATCGAAAAGGACAACGGGCTGGTGCAGTTGCGCTCCAGCCGCGAGGATGGCTTCGTGCGCATCGATGTCGAGGACAATGGCCAGGGCATCCCCGAAGACATCCTGCCCAGCATTTTCGAGCCGTTTTTCACCACCAAGGCCGCCGGCAAGGGCACCGGTCTTGGCCTGTCCATTTGCAGGGACCTGCTGTCAAAAATGGGCGGTTCCATCAGCGTGAAGTCCACTTCGGGCCAAGGCTCCATTTTTCATGTTCGCCTGCCTGCAAGCTCCCCGAAATGA